The Tardibacter chloracetimidivorans region CGCGTCCGCCATGGCCTCCAGTGGTTGGTTCGGGCCGATCAGCTCGACGAATCCTCCTTCGCGTAGGAGGCCGTCCGGCAGACCCGAAATGTCGATGGCAAGACTGTCCATCGAGATGCGGCCGACAAGCGGAAGGCGGTGCTTTTGATACCAGGCAGCGCCGCTCTGTGCGAACCTTCGCGAGATGCCGTCGGCATATCCGATGCCGACGGTCGCGATCCGCATGGGACAGCGCGCAACATGGTCGAAGCCGTAGCCTATCCCCGTGCCGACTTCGATGTCGCGGATTTGGATGACGCGGGCGTCGAGGCGCACGACCGATCGCAGTTCGCCCGGCTGTGCCAATGTTGGCGCCACCCCGTATAGGGCGATGCCACACCGTGCGATGTCCAGGTGGAAGTCCGGTGTCAGGAAAGCAGCACCGCTGTTCGCGATGGAGGCCGGGATCCCCGGGAACAGGCGGTTGATCTCCTCGAAACGCGCGCGTTGCATCCGGTTTTCCTCGCGGCATGGATCATCCGCACAGGCAAGATGGGTAAGGATCAGCCGGAGATCGATATTGTCGCCGATCGCGGTCGCGCTTAGCGCTTGGGCGTCGTCGAGGGTCAGTCCGAGCCGCGACATCCCGCTGTCCACCTGCAGTGCGGCCGGGAGGCGCCGGCCCTGAGCGATCGCAAGGGCTCGCCAGCGCTCAATTTGTGCCATTGAATTGAGGGCGGGCACAAAGCCATGCTCGGCACAGACAGGCTCGCAATCAGGATCCAGGCCGTTGAGGATGACGATCTCGCATGTCGGATCGACAACCGACATCAGGTCGAGTGCCTCCGCCAGATGCGCCGTGAAAAACAGCCTGCAGCCTGCAGCCTGCAGCGCCTCAACGACTGGCACCGCTCCCAAACCATAAGCGTTGGCTTTCACGACCGCGCCGCACGCCGCAGGCGCCAGCTTGCGGGACAGGGAAGCATAATTTCCGCTCAATGCGTCGAGATCGACGATTAACCGACTAGCCGTGGCCGGACAGATGCTGCGTACCAATTTGCCTTCCTCTCGAAGAAAGCATAACGCTGATCTTGATCACTTAATGGTCGTATTGTGCTCGAATTGGCGAAATGCACCGCCTCATCGACATAATTCGTCGTAGAATGGTGAAAACGTGATGGCCGGTATCGATGATTATGATCGCAAGATCCTGACACAGCTGCGGCTCAATGCCCGTGTCACCAACCAGGTGCTCGGAGAGGCGGTCGGCTTGTCGCCATCGGCCTGCTTGCGTCGCGTGCGCAACCTCGAACAAAGCGGCGCCATCCGTGGATACACCATCTTGCTCGGAGGCTCGCTGCCCGAAGAGGGGACAACGGCCATGGTCCAAGTCACGCTGGCGCAGCAAACGCAGGATTGTCTCAACCGTTTCGAGGCGGCGGTGCGCGGGCATCCGGAGATCCGCGAATGGTATTTAATGACAGGCGAAGGAGACTATTTCCTGCGAATCCAAATTGCAGGTATCGACGATTACGAACGGTTCCATCGGGAAGTGCTGTCCCTATTGCCGGGTGTGATCCGGATCACCAGCAGTTTTGCGATGCGAAGTGGGCGGCGCGGATAGGCCGCGGCGGTTCAGAGTGTGAGTGCGGGAGGGGCATCGAAATTGTCGGCGCGCGCGAACCGCCAGTTCTGCGCGTAAAATCCGTCGTTCAGGCCAGGAGCGAGCAGAGCACCTTTTTCCAGAAAGACGTGGAGCTGAGCGAACTGCTGCACCTTGGTGGTGCTGACGCGGCGCACCAGATGGTGCGGCCCTAACTCGGAAGGGTGTCGCAGACCGGCGGCGGCCAGGATTTCCGCAAGGGCCCGCAAGGAATTGGCGTGGAAGTGCTGCACACGCATGGCCTTGTCGCCGACGACAAGACCGCGCTGGCGGCGTTCACTCTGTGTCGCGACCCCGGTCGGGCAGCGGTTGGTATTGCAGGACAGCGATTGCACGCATCCGAGCGCGAACATGAAGCCGCGCGCGCTGTTCACCCAGTCCGCGCCGATGGCGAGCACGCTTGCGATATCGAAGGCGCTGATGATCTTGCCCGCCGCGCCGATCCTGATCCGATCGCGGATGCCCGCACCCGTCAGCACATTGTGGACGAA contains the following coding sequences:
- a CDS encoding Lrp/AsnC family transcriptional regulator; translation: MAGIDDYDRKILTQLRLNARVTNQVLGEAVGLSPSACLRRVRNLEQSGAIRGYTILLGGSLPEEGTTAMVQVTLAQQTQDCLNRFEAAVRGHPEIREWYLMTGEGDYFLRIQIAGIDDYERFHREVLSLLPGVIRITSSFAMRSGRRG
- the alr gene encoding alanine racemase — translated: MVRSICPATASRLIVDLDALSGNYASLSRKLAPAACGAVVKANAYGLGAVPVVEALQAAGCRLFFTAHLAEALDLMSVVDPTCEIVILNGLDPDCEPVCAEHGFVPALNSMAQIERWRALAIAQGRRLPAALQVDSGMSRLGLTLDDAQALSATAIGDNIDLRLILTHLACADDPCREENRMQRARFEEINRLFPGIPASIANSGAAFLTPDFHLDIARCGIALYGVAPTLAQPGELRSVVRLDARVIQIRDIEVGTGIGYGFDHVARCPMRIATVGIGYADGISRRFAQSGAAWYQKHRLPLVGRISMDSLAIDISGLPDGLLREGGFVELIGPNQPLEAMADAVGTIPYEILTGLGRRHERLYVQNHRSERQSAGAWS